Proteins encoded in a region of the Sphingomonas sp. HMP9 genome:
- the wecB gene encoding non-hydrolyzing UDP-N-acetylglucosamine 2-epimerase, whose product MPKVLVIFGTRPEAIKLFPVVRALGAIPGLTVRTCVTAQHRGLLDQVLAIADLVPDIDLDLMEPGQTLDRLTARLLVGLGDVMDAEQPDLVIVQGDTATAMTGALAAYYRKVPVAHVEAGLRSGDIYQPWPEEVNRRIVAPIAALHFAPTETAAEALRRETIAEDRIHVTGNTVIDALHWTADRVAADPALAVGLDVIAARFAGKRIILVTTHRRENFGDGMAAIARAIGRIAGRDDVAVLFPVHPNPNVVSVMDDILGDRANVARIEPLDYPHFVRALGMADIVLTDSGGVQEEAPALGKPVLVMRETTERPEGVAAGTARLIGTDEDRIVSEIFTLLDDTSRYSAMARAHNPFGDGHAAAKIAKVVAHAVGL is encoded by the coding sequence ATGCCCAAAGTTCTCGTCATATTCGGCACGCGGCCCGAAGCGATCAAACTCTTCCCGGTGGTCCGGGCGCTGGGCGCGATCCCCGGCCTGACCGTCCGCACCTGCGTCACTGCGCAGCACCGCGGACTGCTCGATCAGGTGCTCGCGATCGCCGATCTCGTGCCGGACATCGATCTCGACCTGATGGAGCCCGGGCAGACGCTCGATCGTCTCACCGCCCGGCTGCTGGTCGGGCTCGGCGACGTCATGGATGCCGAGCAGCCCGACCTCGTCATCGTGCAGGGCGACACCGCGACCGCGATGACGGGTGCGCTCGCCGCCTATTATCGCAAGGTGCCGGTCGCGCATGTCGAGGCGGGGCTGCGGTCCGGCGATATCTACCAGCCTTGGCCCGAAGAGGTGAACCGCCGCATCGTCGCGCCGATCGCCGCGCTGCATTTCGCACCGACCGAGACCGCCGCGGAGGCGCTGCGGCGCGAGACGATCGCCGAGGACAGGATCCACGTCACCGGCAACACGGTGATCGACGCGCTGCACTGGACCGCGGACCGCGTCGCGGCGGACCCGGCGCTCGCCGTGGGGCTCGACGTGATCGCGGCGCGCTTCGCCGGCAAGCGGATCATCCTCGTCACGACGCATCGCCGCGAGAATTTCGGCGACGGCATGGCCGCGATCGCGCGGGCGATCGGCCGGATTGCAGGGCGTGACGACGTCGCGGTGCTGTTCCCGGTCCATCCGAACCCGAACGTCGTGTCGGTGATGGACGACATCCTCGGCGACCGCGCCAACGTCGCGCGGATCGAACCGCTCGATTATCCGCATTTCGTCCGCGCGCTCGGCATGGCCGACATCGTCCTGACCGACTCCGGCGGCGTACAGGAGGAGGCGCCTGCGCTCGGCAAGCCGGTGCTCGTGATGCGAGAGACCACCGAGCGACCGGAAGGCGTCGCGGCCGGCACCGCCAGGCTGATCGGCACGGACGAGGACCGCATCGTTTCCGAAATCTTCACCCTGCTCGACGACACGTCGCGCTATTCCGCGATGGCCCGCGCCCATAACCCGTTCGGGGATGGCCATGCCGCCGCCAAAATCGCAAAGGTCGTTGCGCATGCTGTCGGACTCTAA
- the galU gene encoding UTP--glucose-1-phosphate uridylyltransferase GalU gives MTIKPLRKAVFPVAGLGTRFLPATKAMPKEMLTVVDKPLIQYAVEEALEAGIEQIIFVTGRGKGALEDHFDISYELEDTMRSRGKSLDAISNIRMKPGSPVYVRQQEPLGLGHAVWCAREIVGDEPFAVLLPDELMVGKPGFMKQMVEAYNQVGGNVIGALEVPDSETDKYGIISPGAIDGRLTEVTALVEKPKRGTAPSNLMIPGRYILQPEVMRILETQEKGAGGEIQLTDAMAQLIGNQPFHGFTFDGQRYDCGDKGGYIQANLAIALARDDIGPGIREFATNLLAR, from the coding sequence ATGACCATAAAGCCGCTGCGCAAAGCCGTATTTCCGGTTGCCGGACTGGGTACGCGCTTCCTCCCGGCCACCAAGGCCATGCCGAAGGAAATGCTTACCGTCGTCGACAAGCCGCTGATCCAATATGCCGTCGAGGAAGCGCTCGAGGCGGGGATCGAGCAGATCATCTTCGTGACCGGGCGCGGCAAGGGCGCGCTCGAGGATCATTTCGATATCTCGTACGAGCTCGAGGATACGATGCGATCGCGCGGCAAGTCGCTGGACGCGATCAGCAATATCCGGATGAAGCCCGGTTCGCCGGTCTATGTCCGCCAGCAGGAGCCGCTTGGTTTGGGCCATGCGGTCTGGTGCGCGCGCGAGATCGTCGGCGACGAACCGTTCGCGGTGCTGCTGCCCGACGAGCTGATGGTCGGCAAGCCAGGCTTCATGAAGCAGATGGTCGAAGCCTATAACCAAGTCGGCGGCAACGTGATCGGCGCACTCGAAGTGCCCGATTCGGAAACCGACAAATACGGCATCATCTCGCCGGGCGCGATCGACGGTCGGCTGACCGAAGTGACCGCATTGGTCGAAAAACCCAAGCGCGGCACCGCGCCGTCGAACCTGATGATCCCGGGGCGCTACATCCTCCAGCCCGAGGTTATGCGGATCCTGGAGACGCAGGAAAAGGGGGCCGGCGGCGAGATCCAGCTGACCGACGCGATGGCGCAGCTGATCGGCAACCAGCCGTTCCACGGCTTCACCTTCGACGGCCAGCGTTACGACTGCGGCGACAAGGGCGGTTACATCCAGGCCAATCTGGCGATCGCTCTGGCCCGCGACGACATCGGTCCGGGCATCCGCGAATTCGCGACGAACCTGCTGGCGCGCTGA
- a CDS encoding exopolysaccharide biosynthesis polyprenyl glycosylphosphotransferase yields MVPSRGKKAGRTWRPSASSLRVRLILGMLIVDTTCIIVSYLAAAALRGVFENDTAWIVILAMLIPVFVITTLNNDSYAATNLRDPFRSVARGLQAYALAISAVIFIAFCLKASDTFPRLVVATGSAFAIVSLALGRFLFVRHMPAIIGGNPFSIVLLYDSGQQIPRGDFSAVIAADSYFDPDHHDPVMYDRLAQSLSGADRVIVACSPERRLAWAQALKGANIQSEIFMPELNVLAPLGISAHGDTPTVIIANGPLVLFDRFVKRSFDVMLASGALVTLMPIWILIALSVKLDSPGPIFFSQIRIGRSNQMFRLMKFRSMRVDHSDGAGARSTSRDDDRITRVGKFIRRTSIDELPQLLNVLKGDMSIVGPRPHALGSRAADKLFWEVDQRYWHRHAAKPGLTGLAQVRGYRGATLYEDDLRNRLQADLEYLEHWSIWRDIKIIVLTFRVLLHRNAF; encoded by the coding sequence ATGGTCCCATCGCGCGGCAAGAAGGCCGGGCGGACTTGGCGACCGAGCGCATCGTCGCTGCGGGTTCGCCTGATCCTCGGTATGCTGATCGTGGATACCACTTGCATTATTGTCAGTTATCTGGCGGCTGCCGCGTTGCGTGGGGTATTCGAGAACGACACCGCCTGGATCGTAATCCTTGCGATGCTGATTCCGGTCTTCGTTATTACGACGCTCAATAACGACAGCTATGCAGCCACAAATCTACGCGATCCTTTCCGGTCCGTCGCGCGCGGATTGCAGGCTTATGCACTCGCGATTTCCGCGGTCATCTTCATCGCCTTCTGCCTGAAGGCCAGCGATACGTTCCCGCGTCTTGTTGTCGCCACTGGGTCGGCATTCGCCATTGTTTCCCTTGCGTTAGGGCGGTTCCTGTTCGTCCGGCACATGCCGGCGATCATTGGCGGGAACCCGTTCAGCATCGTCCTGCTGTACGATTCCGGTCAGCAGATCCCCCGCGGGGACTTCTCGGCGGTCATCGCCGCGGACTCGTATTTCGACCCCGATCACCATGATCCCGTCATGTACGACCGCCTCGCGCAATCGCTGTCGGGTGCGGACCGGGTGATCGTCGCGTGCAGTCCCGAGCGTCGACTTGCCTGGGCACAGGCGTTGAAGGGTGCGAACATCCAGAGCGAGATCTTCATGCCCGAGCTCAACGTGCTCGCGCCGCTCGGCATCAGCGCGCACGGCGACACGCCGACGGTGATCATCGCCAACGGCCCACTGGTCCTGTTCGACCGCTTCGTGAAGCGCAGCTTCGACGTGATGCTGGCTAGCGGTGCGCTCGTGACGCTGATGCCGATCTGGATCCTGATCGCGCTATCGGTGAAGCTTGATTCGCCCGGACCGATCTTCTTCAGCCAGATCCGGATCGGTCGCAGCAACCAGATGTTCCGCCTGATGAAGTTCCGCAGCATGCGCGTCGATCATAGCGACGGCGCAGGTGCGCGCTCGACATCGCGCGACGACGATCGGATCACGCGCGTCGGCAAGTTCATCCGCCGCACCAGCATCGACGAACTGCCGCAGCTGCTGAACGTCCTCAAGGGGGACATGAGCATCGTCGGCCCGCGCCCGCACGCCCTCGGATCGCGCGCGGCGGACAAGTTATTCTGGGAAGTCGACCAGCGATACTGGCATCGTCATGCCGCCAAGCCCGGCTTGACAGGCCTTGCCCAGGTGCGCGGCTATCGCGGCGCGACGCTGTACGAGGACGACTTGCGCAACCGGCTCCAGGCGGATCTGGAGTATCTCGAGCATTGGTCGATCTGGCGCGATATCAAGATCATCGTCCTTACCTTCCGCGTCCTGCTGCACCGGAACGCCTTCTGA
- a CDS encoding HesA/MoeB/ThiF family protein, translated as MILSDDELTRYARHIVLKEFGGTGQARLKAATVAVVGAGGIGSPAIQYLGAAGVGRLILIDDDRVEPSNLQRQTIFTTADTGIAKVDAAAAAVNRLNPHVAVETHAVRIDAGNVAALLARADVVLDGCDNFATRFCVADAAHAAKIPLVSAAVGQFEGQLATYRGWEADKPCYRCFVGEDPERAETSCAEDGVLGPVTGVIGSLAALEVLRGIAPFGDDPAGKLLLIDLLALRFRTIRLPKDPGCTACAKSGTSR; from the coding sequence ATGATCCTCTCCGATGACGAACTCACCCGGTATGCGCGCCATATCGTCCTCAAGGAATTCGGCGGCACCGGTCAGGCGCGGCTGAAAGCGGCGACCGTTGCGGTCGTCGGCGCAGGCGGTATCGGCTCGCCCGCGATTCAGTATCTGGGTGCCGCCGGGGTCGGTCGCCTGATCCTGATCGACGACGACCGAGTCGAACCCTCCAATCTTCAGCGCCAGACGATCTTCACGACTGCGGATACCGGCATAGCCAAGGTCGACGCCGCAGCGGCCGCCGTAAACCGCCTCAATCCGCACGTTGCGGTCGAGACGCACGCCGTACGCATCGATGCCGGCAACGTCGCCGCGCTGCTGGCGCGTGCGGACGTCGTGCTCGACGGGTGCGACAATTTCGCGACGCGCTTCTGCGTCGCCGATGCCGCCCATGCCGCGAAGATCCCGCTTGTCTCGGCGGCAGTCGGCCAGTTCGAGGGACAGCTTGCCACCTATCGCGGCTGGGAGGCGGACAAACCGTGTTACCGATGCTTCGTTGGCGAAGATCCCGAGCGCGCCGAGACCAGTTGCGCAGAGGACGGCGTGCTCGGCCCGGTCACCGGCGTGATCGGCAGCCTCGCCGCGCTCGAGGTATTGCGGGGGATCGCACCGTTCGGTGACGATCCTGCCGGCAAATTGCTGCTGATCGACCTGCTTGCGCTCCGTTTTCGCACGATTCGTCTACCCAAGGATCCGGGGTGTACAGCTTGCGCCAAAAGCGGGACTTCGCGGTGA
- the dut gene encoding dUTP diphosphatase has product MIRIELKRLPHGEGLPLPAYATEGAAGMDIVSAEALTLAPGARAAVATGFAIAIPAGHEVQVRPRSGLALKHGVTCLNTPGTIDSDYRGEVRVILANLGQEPFAIARGDRIAQLVPAIVLRATLDDVATLDDTARGTGGFGSTGR; this is encoded by the coding sequence ATGATCCGTATCGAACTGAAGCGCCTGCCGCACGGCGAGGGCCTGCCGCTGCCTGCCTATGCGACTGAGGGTGCCGCGGGAATGGACATCGTCTCTGCCGAAGCCTTGACGCTTGCCCCCGGCGCACGCGCCGCCGTCGCGACCGGCTTTGCGATCGCCATTCCCGCCGGTCACGAGGTGCAGGTCCGCCCCCGCTCCGGTCTCGCGCTGAAGCACGGCGTCACCTGCCTCAATACGCCCGGCACGATCGACAGCGACTATCGCGGCGAAGTGAGGGTGATCCTGGCCAACCTCGGCCAGGAGCCGTTCGCGATCGCGCGCGGCGACCGCATTGCGCAACTCGTCCCCGCGATCGTCCTCCGCGCCACGCTCGACGACGTCGCGACGCTCGACGACACCGCCCGCGGCACAGGCGGGTTCGGATCGACCGGCCGATGA
- the coaBC gene encoding bifunctional phosphopantothenoylcysteine decarboxylase/phosphopantothenate--cysteine ligase CoaBC — protein sequence MKRILLIVGGGIAAYKAAELIRLLKTRGYAVRCVMTEAAHHFVTPMTLAALSEDKVYTTLWDLKDEAEMGHIQLSREADLIVVAPGTADLMARMAAGLANDLATTLLLATDTPVLVAPAMNVRMWSHAATVRNVAQLRADGVTVMMPDEGIMACGEYGPGRLPEPPAIVAAIEAMLAPAPPKRLAGRHVLVTAGPTHEPIDPVRYIANRSSGKQGFAIAAALARLGARVTLVAGPVTLATPHGVDRIDVETAREMADAVDHALPADAAIMVAAVADWHVESTQQKIKKGDVTPTLTLVENPDILATLARSPRRPHLLIGFAAETERVIEHAMAKRVRKTADWIVANDVSGDVMGGADNTVHLVTEAGVESWERLPKDAVAARLADRIADALEAAS from the coding sequence ATGAAACGCATCCTCCTGATCGTCGGTGGCGGGATCGCCGCCTACAAGGCGGCCGAACTGATCCGCCTGCTCAAGACGCGCGGATACGCAGTCCGGTGCGTGATGACCGAGGCCGCGCATCATTTCGTCACCCCTATGACGCTCGCCGCACTTAGCGAGGACAAGGTCTATACCACGCTCTGGGATCTCAAGGACGAGGCCGAGATGGGTCATATCCAGCTCAGCCGCGAGGCAGACCTGATCGTTGTCGCGCCCGGCACCGCCGACCTGATGGCGCGAATGGCGGCGGGGCTAGCGAACGATCTCGCGACGACGCTGCTGCTTGCAACCGACACGCCGGTCCTTGTGGCGCCGGCGATGAACGTGCGCATGTGGAGCCATGCGGCGACCGTCCGCAACGTCGCCCAACTGCGCGCCGACGGCGTAACGGTGATGATGCCGGACGAGGGGATCATGGCGTGCGGCGAGTACGGACCCGGGCGCCTGCCAGAGCCACCCGCGATCGTAGCCGCGATCGAGGCGATGCTCGCCCCTGCCCCGCCAAAGCGCCTGGCAGGACGCCATGTCCTTGTCACCGCCGGGCCGACGCATGAGCCGATCGACCCGGTGCGCTACATCGCCAACCGGTCGTCGGGCAAACAGGGCTTTGCGATCGCCGCGGCGCTGGCACGGCTTGGCGCGCGCGTGACGCTCGTCGCCGGCCCCGTGACGCTGGCTACGCCGCACGGCGTCGACCGGATCGATGTGGAGACGGCACGGGAGATGGCGGACGCGGTCGACCACGCCCTGCCCGCCGATGCCGCAATCATGGTGGCCGCGGTCGCGGACTGGCATGTCGAATCCACGCAGCAGAAGATCAAGAAGGGCGACGTCACGCCCACACTGACCCTCGTGGAAAACCCCGACATCCTTGCGACCCTAGCCCGTAGCCCGCGCCGCCCGCACCTGTTGATCGGGTTCGCCGCCGAGACCGAGCGCGTCATCGAGCACGCGATGGCCAAACGCGTGCGCAAGACCGCGGACTGGATCGTCGCCAACGACGTATCGGGCGACGTGATGGGCGGCGCGGACAACACCGTCCACCTCGTTACCGAGGCCGGCGTGGAGAGCTGGGAGCGCCTGCCGAAAGACGCCGTCGCCGCACGACTGGCGGACCGCATCGCGGATGCGCTAGAAGCCGCGTCATGA
- the ubiB gene encoding 2-polyprenylphenol 6-hydroxylase translates to MTASTTHVWRLLKWGRILARHGALRGIERDPNTPAPVRRLARIARFGARVPVVPRYADAFQAIGPAAIKLGQTLATRPDLVGEDAAHDLLRLQDQLSPVPYATIEAAMLASFGKPLDTLFSRIEQVPVGAASIAQVHRATTTDGRQVAVKVLRPGVEDDFARAIDTYGWAAAQLEALSPEAMRLRPRLTIETFKRWTMRELNFRREAASASELAEGMTAEPDFVIPAIDWARSTNKVMTIEWIDGIKLSDRPALVAAGYDLPGLANTLVRAFLRQAIADGFFHADMHQGNLFALPGNRIAAIDFGIMGRIDRRARVWLAEILYGLITGNYKRVAEIHFEAGYVPAHHDVAEFATALRAVGEPMRGLPVKDMSIGMMLDSLFSITRDFDMVTQPHLLLLQKTMVMVEGVATSLNPDINLWEAAEPFVRDWIRGELGPEAMIADRLIEDFRTLTRLPELVRRIEAHYPAPGGAPPTMPLREIEVIRIGGGWRYGLVAVLAAAAGVVTTLLFG, encoded by the coding sequence GTGACCGCCTCGACCACCCACGTCTGGCGCCTCCTGAAATGGGGTCGCATCCTCGCTCGCCACGGCGCGTTGCGCGGGATCGAGCGCGACCCGAACACGCCCGCCCCGGTCCGTCGCCTTGCGCGGATTGCGCGGTTCGGCGCGCGCGTGCCGGTGGTGCCGCGCTATGCCGATGCGTTTCAGGCGATCGGCCCCGCCGCGATCAAGCTCGGCCAGACGCTCGCAACGCGCCCCGATCTCGTCGGCGAGGACGCGGCACACGACCTGCTCAGGTTGCAGGACCAGCTCTCCCCAGTCCCCTACGCGACGATCGAGGCGGCGATGCTCGCGAGCTTCGGCAAGCCGCTGGATACGCTGTTCTCCCGCATCGAGCAGGTCCCGGTCGGCGCCGCGTCGATCGCGCAGGTCCACCGCGCGACGACCACCGACGGCCGCCAGGTCGCGGTGAAGGTCCTGCGCCCCGGTGTCGAGGACGACTTCGCGCGCGCGATCGACACCTATGGCTGGGCTGCGGCGCAGCTCGAGGCGCTCAGCCCCGAGGCGATGCGCCTGCGCCCGCGCCTGACGATCGAGACATTCAAGCGCTGGACGATGCGAGAGCTCAACTTCCGTCGTGAAGCCGCCTCCGCCTCCGAACTCGCGGAGGGCATGACCGCCGAGCCCGATTTCGTGATCCCCGCGATCGACTGGGCGCGATCGACCAACAAGGTCATGACGATCGAGTGGATCGACGGCATCAAGCTGTCCGACCGCCCGGCGCTCGTCGCCGCCGGCTACGATCTGCCCGGCCTCGCCAACACGCTGGTCCGCGCGTTCCTGCGGCAAGCGATCGCCGACGGGTTCTTCCACGCCGACATGCACCAGGGAAACCTGTTCGCACTGCCCGGCAACCGCATCGCGGCGATCGATTTCGGCATCATGGGCCGGATTGACCGTCGCGCGCGCGTCTGGCTTGCCGAAATCCTCTACGGCCTGATCACCGGCAATTATAAGCGCGTCGCCGAGATCCATTTCGAGGCGGGCTACGTCCCCGCGCACCATGACGTCGCCGAGTTCGCGACCGCTCTGCGCGCAGTCGGCGAGCCGATGCGCGGGCTGCCGGTCAAGGACATGTCGATCGGCATGATGCTCGACAGCCTGTTCTCGATCACGCGCGATTTCGACATGGTGACGCAGCCGCATCTGCTCCTGTTGCAAAAGACGATGGTGATGGTCGAGGGCGTCGCGACCAGCCTCAACCCCGACATCAACCTGTGGGAAGCCGCCGAGCCGTTCGTCCGCGACTGGATTCGCGGCGAGCTCGGCCCCGAGGCGATGATCGCCGACCGGTTGATCGAGGATTTCCGCACGCTCACTCGCCTCCCCGAACTGGTCCGCCGGATCGAGGCGCATTACCCCGCCCCCGGTGGCGCGCCGCCGACGATGCCGCTGCGCGAGATCGAGGTCATCCGGATCGGCGGCGGCTGGCGCTACGGTCTGGTCGCGGTGCTCGCCGCCGCCGCCGGGGTCGTGACGACGCTGCTGTTTGGATGA
- a CDS encoding class I SAM-dependent methyltransferase, which yields MNDLIAPAPASTPDTVSFGYEDIPATEKTARVGGVFSNVAGKYDLMNDAMSGGMHRLWKDRFVRRVKPREGEHILDMAGGTGDIAFRMEPSGASITVADINPQMLEVGMERAQKRGLDGLVWTEANAETLSFPDKFFDAYTIAFGIRNVTDIPKALREAHRVLRRGGRFYCLEFSTTVWPGFAEVYDAYSHKMVPKLGQLLAQDADSYRYLIESIRRFPDMPKFKGMIADAGFVQTKVEPLLGGLVAIHSGWKI from the coding sequence ATGAACGACTTGATCGCGCCCGCGCCTGCTTCAACGCCCGATACCGTCTCCTTCGGCTACGAAGACATTCCCGCCACCGAGAAAACCGCCCGCGTCGGCGGCGTCTTCTCGAACGTCGCGGGCAAATATGATTTGATGAACGATGCGATGTCGGGCGGCATGCACCGGCTGTGGAAGGACCGCTTCGTGCGCCGCGTGAAACCGCGCGAGGGCGAGCATATCCTCGACATGGCGGGCGGCACGGGCGACATCGCGTTCCGCATGGAGCCGTCGGGCGCATCGATCACGGTCGCCGACATCAACCCGCAGATGCTCGAAGTCGGCATGGAACGCGCGCAGAAGCGCGGCCTCGACGGCCTGGTCTGGACCGAAGCCAATGCCGAGACGCTGAGCTTCCCCGACAAGTTCTTCGACGCCTACACGATCGCTTTCGGCATCCGGAACGTGACCGATATCCCGAAGGCGCTGCGCGAGGCGCACCGCGTCTTGCGGCGGGGCGGGCGGTTCTACTGCCTCGAATTCTCGACGACGGTATGGCCCGGTTTTGCAGAGGTCTACGACGCCTATTCGCACAAGATGGTCCCGAAGCTCGGGCAGCTGCTTGCACAGGATGCCGACAGCTATCGCTACCTGATCGAGTCGATCCGGCGTTTCCCGGACATGCCCAAGTTCAAGGGCATGATCGCGGATGCGGGCTTCGTGCAGACCAAGGTCGAACCGCTGTTGGGCGGTCTGGTCGCGATTCACTCGGGCTGGAAGATCTAG
- the mutM gene encoding bifunctional DNA-formamidopyrimidine glycosylase/DNA-(apurinic or apyrimidinic site) lyase, with translation MPELPEVETTVRGLEPVLKGQRLTSVEPRRADLRKAIPVDLRQRMTGATVTTLGRRAKYGLIDTDRGDTLVFHLGMSGRWRVDPSELLAHDHLLIGTEAGRTVVLNDPRRFGFLDLWATDDIANYPPFLSMGPEPLGPDLTAAYLLEALEGRGASIKAMLLDQRIVAGLGNIYVCEALHMAKIAPSRAAGRISLFRLERLVDAIRTVLTAAILAGGSSLRDYVRPDGELGYFSKQWRVYGREGEPCECGATVKRRTEGGRSTFWCAKCQRG, from the coding sequence GTGCCAGAATTACCCGAAGTCGAAACCACCGTGCGTGGGCTGGAGCCCGTGCTCAAGGGCCAGCGCCTGACCTCGGTCGAGCCGCGGCGTGCCGACCTGCGCAAGGCGATCCCGGTCGACCTGCGCCAGCGGATGACAGGCGCGACCGTTACGACGCTTGGGCGACGCGCGAAATACGGGCTGATCGATACCGATCGCGGCGATACTCTGGTGTTTCACCTCGGCATGTCAGGACGCTGGCGAGTCGATCCGAGCGAGCTGCTCGCGCATGATCACCTGCTGATCGGCACCGAGGCCGGGCGGACAGTCGTGCTCAACGATCCGCGGCGATTCGGCTTTCTCGATCTCTGGGCGACCGACGATATCGCCAATTACCCGCCGTTCCTCAGCATGGGACCTGAGCCGCTCGGGCCCGACCTGACCGCGGCGTATCTGCTGGAAGCGCTCGAAGGGCGGGGTGCGTCGATCAAGGCAATGCTGCTCGACCAGCGAATCGTCGCCGGGCTCGGCAACATCTACGTGTGCGAGGCGCTGCACATGGCGAAAATCGCGCCGAGCCGGGCGGCGGGGCGGATCTCGCTGTTTCGCCTCGAGCGGCTCGTCGATGCGATTCGCACGGTACTGACCGCCGCCATTCTGGCAGGCGGCTCCTCACTTCGCGACTATGTCAGACCGGACGGCGAGCTCGGCTATTTCTCCAAGCAATGGCGAGTCTATGGACGTGAGGGCGAGCCATGCGAATGCGGTGCTACGGTCAAGCGGCGTACCGAGGGCGGTCGCTCAACGTTCTGGTGCGCGAAGTGCCAACGCGGTTGA